From a region of the Salinispira pacifica genome:
- a CDS encoding DUF4956 domain-containing protein, which translates to MFFHDNPLFLQLLLRFVIDISVISVLVFLIFFRHSRRRKSFFSFVVFNIVIFFTASFLSRVQIDTAFAFGIFAVLSVLRYRTRPIAMKEMTYLFVSIILGVLNSTLTSGLHILEILLANISILGSIYLMEAISWQLKIKRQSEEEAEQNLQV; encoded by the coding sequence ATGTTTTTCCACGACAATCCCCTGTTTCTTCAGCTCCTGCTTCGATTTGTGATTGATATTTCGGTGATATCCGTTCTGGTGTTTCTGATTTTTTTCCGACACTCCCGGCGACGGAAAAGTTTTTTCAGCTTCGTGGTATTCAATATTGTGATTTTTTTCACCGCCAGCTTTCTCAGCCGGGTTCAGATAGACACCGCATTCGCATTCGGAATCTTTGCGGTGCTTTCGGTCCTGCGCTACCGCACCCGGCCCATCGCGATGAAAGAGATGACATATCTGTTCGTCTCCATTATTCTCGGGGTACTGAACTCAACCCTCACTTCCGGGCTCCATATACTGGAAATTCTCCTGGCCAATATATCAATCCTGGGAAGCATTTATCTTATGGAAGCAATATCCTGGCAGCTGAAAATCAAACGTCAGAGTGAAGAGGAAGCTGAACAGAATCTGCAGGTCTAG